One Deltaproteobacteria bacterium DNA segment encodes these proteins:
- a CDS encoding peptidyl-prolyl cis-trans isomerase, giving the protein MLRIVKWLREPLLHFVLLGSALFCLAGGGLTSAESDIVVTTSLTKALAADFERKHGVVPNAEQLSGLISTWVEDEMLYREAKKLGLDESDPVMRRRLIQSMRFLAEDEAAAMSPTRQELESVLEKNPDVFKVLPTVTFEHVFFKKGKPAPSSMSKLLEGLRSGDSTIRGDPFIHGRDQVGLTRPRIHTLLGESFADAVFDLKPGQWHGPITSSFGEHLVLLKERTQGEAPALDAVANQVQNVWRNNKRNEALTLRLEELEKVYRVVEESAPQ; this is encoded by the coding sequence ATGCTTCGAATAGTTAAATGGTTACGCGAACCACTCTTGCACTTTGTTCTACTGGGCAGTGCGTTATTTTGTTTGGCCGGTGGCGGATTGACGAGTGCAGAGAGCGACATTGTCGTCACCACAAGTTTAACAAAGGCATTGGCCGCTGACTTTGAGAGAAAGCATGGTGTTGTGCCTAATGCCGAGCAGCTTAGTGGTTTGATAAGTACCTGGGTTGAAGATGAGATGCTTTACCGGGAGGCCAAAAAACTCGGCTTGGACGAGAGTGACCCTGTGATGAGACGCCGCTTGATTCAGTCGATGCGGTTTTTAGCCGAGGATGAGGCGGCCGCTATGTCACCTACACGGCAAGAATTAGAAAGTGTCTTGGAAAAGAACCCGGATGTCTTTAAGGTCCTGCCGACTGTCACTTTCGAGCATGTCTTTTTTAAGAAAGGCAAACCGGCGCCAAGTTCGATGTCTAAACTCTTAGAGGGGTTGCGAAGCGGGGATTCGACCATCCGGGGTGACCCATTTATTCACGGGCGAGATCAGGTTGGGCTTACTCGCCCTCGCATTCATACTCTCTTGGGCGAATCTTTTGCCGATGCGGTTTTCGATCTAAAACCGGGCCAATGGCACGGGCCTATTACATCAAGCTTTGGTGAGCACTTGGTTCTGCTAAAGGAGCGCACGCAGGGAGAGGCTCCTGCGCTTGATGCGGTTGCCAACCAAGTTCAGAATGTGTGGCGAAATAACAAGCGCAACGAAGCCCTCACGCTTAGGCTAGAGGAACTGGAGAAAGTCTATCGAGTTGTTGAGGAAAGTGCGCCTCAATGA